In one Brassica oleracea var. oleracea cultivar TO1000 chromosome C9, BOL, whole genome shotgun sequence genomic region, the following are encoded:
- the LOC106315823 gene encoding transcription factor MYB59-like isoform X2, whose product MGFCSQSFRFEGGGRNMIRIGLNRTGKSCRLRWVNYLHPGLKRGKMTHQEERLVLELHATWGNRWSKIAKKLPGRTDNEIKNYWRTHMRKQAQEKKRPMSPTSSSSNCCSSSMTQDTVGSNGKMNQECDDGNYSMDDIWREIDQSGANIIKPVKDIYYSEQSCHFNFHPLPLASPTWESSLESTWNMDAYESKMSSFAIDQFPLSFEHGRSSWSSLV is encoded by the exons ATGGGATTTTGTAGCCAAAGTTTCAGGTTTGAAGGTGGAGGGAGAAACATGATAAGAATAG GTTTAAACAGAACAGGAAAGAGTTGCAGGCTAAGGTGGGTTAATTACCTGCATCCTGGCCTCAAACGTGGAAAGATGACTCATCAAGAAGAGCGTCTTGTCCTTGAGCTGCACGCCACATGGGGAAACAG GTGGTCAAAAATCGCAAAGAAATTGCCTGGTCGAACAGATAATGAGATAAAGAATTACTGGAGGACTCATATGAGGAAGCAGGCACAAGAGAAAAAGCGACCTATGTCGCCAACTTCCTCATCTTCAAACTGCTGCTCATCGTCTATGACCCAAGACACTGTAGGATCCAATGGCAAAATGAATCAAGAATGTGATGATGGAAACTACTCTATGGATGACATATGGAGAGAGATTGATCAATCTGGAGCAAACATTATTAAACCGGTAAAAGACATCTACTACTCAGAGCAAAGCTGTCACTTTAATTTCCATCCTCTTCCTCTGGCTTCTCCAACATGGGAAAGCTCCTTGGAGTCTACATGGAACATGGATGCATACGAAAGTAAGATGTCTTCTTTTGCTATTGATCAATTTCCTCTCAGTTTTGAACATGGTAGATCATCATGGTCGTCTTTAGTCTAG
- the LOC106315823 gene encoding transcription factor MYB59-like isoform X1, translating into MKNVQEEYRKGPWTEQEDILLVNFVHAFGDRRWDFVAKVSGLNRTGKSCRLRWVNYLHPGLKRGKMTHQEERLVLELHATWGNRWSKIAKKLPGRTDNEIKNYWRTHMRKQAQEKKRPMSPTSSSSNCCSSSMTQDTVGSNGKMNQECDDGNYSMDDIWREIDQSGANIIKPVKDIYYSEQSCHFNFHPLPLASPTWESSLESTWNMDAYESKMSSFAIDQFPLSFEHGRSSWSSLV; encoded by the exons ATGAAAAATGTGCAAGAAGAATACCGCAAAGGACCGTGGACAGAACAGGAGGACATCCTCTTGGTCAACTTTGTCCACGCTTTCGGAGATCGAAGATGGGATTTTGTAGCCAAAGTTTCAG GTTTAAACAGAACAGGAAAGAGTTGCAGGCTAAGGTGGGTTAATTACCTGCATCCTGGCCTCAAACGTGGAAAGATGACTCATCAAGAAGAGCGTCTTGTCCTTGAGCTGCACGCCACATGGGGAAACAG GTGGTCAAAAATCGCAAAGAAATTGCCTGGTCGAACAGATAATGAGATAAAGAATTACTGGAGGACTCATATGAGGAAGCAGGCACAAGAGAAAAAGCGACCTATGTCGCCAACTTCCTCATCTTCAAACTGCTGCTCATCGTCTATGACCCAAGACACTGTAGGATCCAATGGCAAAATGAATCAAGAATGTGATGATGGAAACTACTCTATGGATGACATATGGAGAGAGATTGATCAATCTGGAGCAAACATTATTAAACCGGTAAAAGACATCTACTACTCAGAGCAAAGCTGTCACTTTAATTTCCATCCTCTTCCTCTGGCTTCTCCAACATGGGAAAGCTCCTTGGAGTCTACATGGAACATGGATGCATACGAAAGTAAGATGTCTTCTTTTGCTATTGATCAATTTCCTCTCAGTTTTGAACATGGTAGATCATCATGGTCGTCTTTAGTCTAG
- the LOC106316870 gene encoding uncharacterized protein LOC106316870 isoform X1: MDDFYSSIWLHQEVSSNVHVGSIDEISQNLQNTLFELETLKIEANEESRTHREEVNQLLTLLKSTQQERDEAREQLSQFLIQTQNTNSRTTTESNSFSGDGSSSPPSSSELSSLLAIHHPQPLMVLEDPMAHNHHQPHDPLDVLVIGKAFPETGKLLKAVVEAGPLLQTLLVARPLPEWVNPPPQTQSQRFELPPTVSFKGCDDVTSSGASGRCDSLMCYDSVMRFGLSSSSVIDQTVLTGKRQRLE; this comes from the exons ATGGATGACTTTTATTCTTCTATATGGCTTCATCAAGAGGTATCATCAAATGTGCATGTTGGG AGCATCGATGAAATAAGCCAGAATCTGCAGAACACTCTGTTCGAGCTAGAAACATTGAAAATTGAAGCCAATGAGGAATCAAGAACACATAGAGAAGAAGTCAATCAGCTACTCACTCTACTCAAATCCACTCAACAAGAACGAGATGAAGCTAGAGAGCAACTATCTCAGTTTCTCATCCAAACCCAAAACACTAATTCAAGAACCACCACTGAATCGAACAGCTTCTCTGGTGACGGATCTTCTTCTCCCCCTTCTTCCTCGGAACTCTCCAGCCTCCTGGCCATTCATCATCCTCAGCCGTTGATGGTCCTCGAAGATCCAATGGCTCATAATCATCACCAGCCCCACGATCCTCTAGACGTTCTAGTGATAGGGAAGGCTTTTCCGGAAACGGGAAAGCTTTTAAAAGCGGTGGTGGAAGCTGGACCGCTTCTTCAAACGCTTCTCGTGGCGAGGCCACTTCCGGAATGGGTAAACCCACCGCCTCAAACGCAATCGCAGCGTTTTGAATTACCTCCTACTGTCTCGTTTAAAGGGTGCGATGATGTCACTAGTAGCGGCGCGTCAGGACGATGTGATTCACTGATGTGTTATGATTCGGTTATGAGATTCGGGTTGAGTTCAAGTTCGGTTATCGATCAAACGGTGTTAACCGGGAAGAGGCAGAGATTAGAGTAG
- the LOC106316870 gene encoding uncharacterized protein LOC106316870 isoform X2 → MDDFYSSIWLHQESIDEISQNLQNTLFELETLKIEANEESRTHREEVNQLLTLLKSTQQERDEAREQLSQFLIQTQNTNSRTTTESNSFSGDGSSSPPSSSELSSLLAIHHPQPLMVLEDPMAHNHHQPHDPLDVLVIGKAFPETGKLLKAVVEAGPLLQTLLVARPLPEWVNPPPQTQSQRFELPPTVSFKGCDDVTSSGASGRCDSLMCYDSVMRFGLSSSSVIDQTVLTGKRQRLE, encoded by the exons ATGGATGACTTTTATTCTTCTATATGGCTTCATCAAGAG AGCATCGATGAAATAAGCCAGAATCTGCAGAACACTCTGTTCGAGCTAGAAACATTGAAAATTGAAGCCAATGAGGAATCAAGAACACATAGAGAAGAAGTCAATCAGCTACTCACTCTACTCAAATCCACTCAACAAGAACGAGATGAAGCTAGAGAGCAACTATCTCAGTTTCTCATCCAAACCCAAAACACTAATTCAAGAACCACCACTGAATCGAACAGCTTCTCTGGTGACGGATCTTCTTCTCCCCCTTCTTCCTCGGAACTCTCCAGCCTCCTGGCCATTCATCATCCTCAGCCGTTGATGGTCCTCGAAGATCCAATGGCTCATAATCATCACCAGCCCCACGATCCTCTAGACGTTCTAGTGATAGGGAAGGCTTTTCCGGAAACGGGAAAGCTTTTAAAAGCGGTGGTGGAAGCTGGACCGCTTCTTCAAACGCTTCTCGTGGCGAGGCCACTTCCGGAATGGGTAAACCCACCGCCTCAAACGCAATCGCAGCGTTTTGAATTACCTCCTACTGTCTCGTTTAAAGGGTGCGATGATGTCACTAGTAGCGGCGCGTCAGGACGATGTGATTCACTGATGTGTTATGATTCGGTTATGAGATTCGGGTTGAGTTCAAGTTCGGTTATCGATCAAACGGTGTTAACCGGGAAGAGGCAGAGATTAGAGTAG